GAGGACAGCTGGTTAAACTACATTTGACACATGCCTGTAAGACATTTAGACTGCTTTATTTCACAATGATTCTTAATCTCAAATATGTTTAGGGTTAAATaatcctttaaaaaaaagtataaaacatGCGACCAATATGTCTCAGTGTCTGTTTGTTTATTCACTTTTCTCATCATGTGATTATTTTGAGAGGAAATGCAAATTGTATATTTTGGTGTAGCCTATGCAAATCTAGGAAGTTGAGCCTACTGTATATGCAAAGTTGGGTAAGCAGCCTCGGGAGATGATAGAGGTTCAGTTAAGTCTTCTATTTTCTACTTTATTTGCTCGTTTTTTCCTGGTGGTTGTGTGCTTTATTAATTCTGATTTAGATTTTAAATTTGAGACATGTAACATGGGAATCATTCTcacatacagcaccagtcaaaagtttgaacacacctagtcattccagggtttttctttatttttactattttatacattgtagaataatagtgaagacatcaaagtttgaaataatacatatggaatcatgtaataaccaaaaaagtgttaaacaaatcaaaatatgttttatatttaagattcaaAGTATCCCCCCTTTACATTGATGACAGCTCTACACACTcttttgcattctctcaaccagcttcatgaggtaatcaccttgaatgcttttcaattaacaggtgtgccttgttaaaagtacatttgtggaatttatttccttcttaatgtgtttgagccaatcagttgtgttgtgacaaggtagggatggtatacagaagatagtcctatttggtataagaccaagtccatattatggcaagaacatgaagatcagtcaatgtagaaaatttaaagaactttgacagtgcagtcgcaaaaaccatcaagcactatgatgaaactgtctctcatgaggaccaccacaggaaagaaagacccagagtgtattagagttaccagcttcagaaaatgcagcccaaataaattcttcacagagttcaagtaacacacatctcaacatcaactgttcagaggagactgcttgaattAGACTTTAATGGTTgacttgctgcaaagaaaccactacaaaaggacaccaataataggaagagacttgcttgggccaagaaacatgagcaatggacattagaccggtggaaatctgtcctttggtctggtgagtccaaatttttgatttttggttccaaccgctttgtctttgtgagacgcagagtaggtgaatggatgatctccgcatgtgtggttcccaccgtgaagcatcgaggacgaggtgtgatggtgtggaggtgctttgctgttgacacggtcagtgatttatttagaattcaaggctcacttaaccagcatcgctaccacagcattctgcagcgatacgccatcccacctaatttgtgtttttcaacaggacaatgacccaactcacttccaggctgtgcaagggatatttgaccaagaaggttgagatggtttgggatgagttgaaccgcagagtgaaggaaaagcagccaacaagtgctcagcatatgtgggaactccttccagactgttggaaaagcattccaggtgaagctggttgagagaatgccaagagtgtgcaaagctttcatcaaggcaaactgtggctactttgaagaatctcaaatataacatatattttgatgtttaacacttttttggttactacatgattccatatgtgttatttaatagttttgatgtcttcactattattctacaatgtagaaaattgtaaaaaaataaataaagaaaaacccttgaatgagttgtccaaacttttgactggtgctgtagtgTGGGCTCCTAGTCTTTTGCATTAAGCAGAGTTAAACTTCCATGTTCTTTAAAGGGGAACAATAGGTCTGTTCAGTCAAGGGCGTGACAATACGTCATGCCCTTGAGTGAACAATTCTGTCGCTAACTTCATTAATCATTTTGTTTCACGCTCATTTGTCAGACCAGCAAAAGACAGTAACTACAGTACATTGTCACCTGTTTGGGAAGGTATCTTCATACAGAGTAACCTGAATTGCTCAACCTCATTCCTAACACCTTACTAATGACTTGGACTGTCAACTAGCATTCTATTTTTCAATACAAAATGGACCGTTCTGGGACAATTGCTTTTTATCTGTAGGAGAATAGGCCTAGCAATGACTTTTCCATTATCAGTGTATCTCAACAGTTTCACACTGTGATTATGTACATTTTGTCAGTTATCATAAGGTTTTTGGTGACACACTTCCGTGTTCTTGACTGACATGTTTTTCTTACCACCTGTCACAGCCTCATCATGTGGGCTCTATGTATAAGAGTGACAGATCTAAACCTGATGCACTACCTTGTCTGGGAACATTGCGGCAAGGGTGAACCTAAAACATGTGTTATCTTTATAAACAAGAACGGTCACATTCTTAAACACCTACTACTAGGGAGTCTTAATAAGTCAGTCAACTAAGTTACAACGAGTGTCAGTTGCCTCCATTTCAGATGATTTTGTACTCGACTAGAACACAGGGTGTCACAGTTTGTATGTTTTGGTTAGATCTGAATGTTAGTAATGGACAGTTACAACGATTTCAGTTTGACAACCCATTCTGAAGACTAGTGAAAAGCCACAGTCATGATGAGGAGCACTGCACTGTTCCGTCTCCTGTCCGTCTCAGGTATGTAATTCTTCAGTGCTTTCAATAACATCAAAGTTATTTGTTGGAGTCATTGTGATAATTTAGGCATCATTGAATAAGGCATTAAAATATAAATCCTTCAGAAAGAGGTGTAAGTGTTGGGAGTACCTCATACATAAAAGACTGATCGTCTGTTACCCAATCAACACATGGGTAACTTTCAAACGGCAGGCCATTTTTCAGGATCCTTTCATAGTTCTCTCTGTTCATGAAAAGCAACGTGATGTGTATTATATGTAGATATTCTGTGATATTaataggatgtgtgtgtgaaacCTATGCATGCAGCAAGGAGATATGATTAACTTGCTCTCTAATGGTTTTTGCTTGTATTTTACAGGACTGTGTTACCTGACTCTGAGTATCTCCCCTCCTCAGTATCACTATATTAGCCTTCAAATGAATTATAGCCAAGCCCAGACTTACTGTAGAGACATTTACACTGACTTGGCAACCATCTACAACTCAGGGGATCTGGATAGACTTGTACAATTGGTACCGAATGGTACAGCCAGTGTCTGGATAGGACTGGAGTTTGGAGATGAATTTGAGTGGCACTGGTCACTACCAGATCAGAGAAAGATTGAGTTTTTCAACTGGAGGGCAGCAGAGCTGAAGCAAAACAATACTCAAGACAGCTGTGCTGCAATGGATCCAAACGGACAGTGGTTTGAGGATAACTGCCAAATCAAAAGAGGTTTTGTTTGCTTTGATTGTGAGTAATCCTACATCTATTCTATTTATAGCAATTTCAACCCCATATCAGATTCAAACCAGGGCCGATTCCAGGATGATATGTCTGGATGGGCAGTCAGACATTTTTTGCCTGTTTTAAAGCTGGCTTACTGCTATTTCAACTGTTAAACATGACAGTTGGGTGATTGCGTGAGCATAATGATTTCTTTACTTGCtacattgtatttacttcgccaccatggcctttttttgcctttacctcccttatctcacctcacttgctcattgtatatagacttattgttctactgtattattgacggtatgtttgttttactccatgtgtaactctgtgttgttgtatgtgtcaaactgctttgctttatcttggccaggtcgcaattgtaaatgagaacttgttctcaacttgcctacctggttaaataaaggtgaaataaaataaaatgtaaaaaaattgtgTGGGCAATGCTCAACCCTGCACCCCGCTATATCTCCAATGCTCAACCCTGCACCCTGCTATATCTCCAATGCTCAACCCTGCACCCCGCTATATCTCCAATGCTCAACCCTGCACCCTGCTATATCTCCAATGCTCAACCCTGCACCCCGCTATATCTCCAATGCTCAACCCTGCACCCCAATATATCTCCAATGCTCAACCCTGCACCCCAATATGTCTCCAATGCTCAACCCTGCACCCCGGTATATCTCCAATGCTCAACCCTGCACCCCGCTATATCTCCAATGCTCAACCCTGCACCCCGCTATATCTCCAATGCTCAACCCTGCACCCCGCTATATCTCCAATGCTCAACCCTGCACCCCGCTATATCTCCAATGCTCAACCCTGCACCCTGCTATATCTCCAATGCTCAACCCTGCACCCCACTATATCTCCAATGCTCAACCCTGCACCCTGCTATATCTCCAATGCTCAACCCTGCACCCCGCTATATCTCCAATGCTCAACCCTGCACCCCAATATATCTCCAATGCTCAACCCTGCACCCCAATATATCTCCAATGCTCAACCCTGCACCCCGGTATATCTCCAATGCTCAACCCTGCACCCGCTATATCTCCAATGCTCAACCCTGCACCCCGCTATATCTCCAATGCTCAACCCTGCACCCCGCTATATCTCCAATGCTCAACCCTGCACCCTGCTATATCTCCAATGCTCAACCCTGCACCCGCTATATCTCCAATGCTCAACCCTGCACCCCGCTATATCTCCAATGCTCAACCCTGCACCCCGCTATATCTCCAATGCTCAACCCTGCACCCCACTATATCTCCAATGTTCAACACTGCACCCCACTATATCTCCAATGCTCAACCCTGCACCCCGCTATATCTCCAATGCTCAACCCTGCACCCCACTATATCTCCAATGTTCAACACTGCACCCCACTATATCTCAAATGCTCAACCCTGCACCCCGCTATATCTCCAATGCTCAACCCTGCACCCCGCTATATCTCCAATGCTCAACCCTGTACCCCGCTATATCTCCAATGCTCAACCCTGCACCCTGCTATATCTCCAATGCTCAACCCTGCACCCTGCTATATCTCCAATGCTCAACCCTGCACCCCCCTATATCTCCAATGCTCAACCCTGCACCCCGCTATATCTCCAATGCTCAACCCTGCACCCCGCTATATCTCCAATGCTCAACCCTGCACCCTGCTATATCTCCAATGCTCAACCCTGCACCCTGCTATATCTCAAATGCTCAACCCTGCACCCCGCTATATCTCCAATGCTTAACCCTGCACCCCCCTATATCTCCAATGCTCCACCCTGCACCCCCTATATCTCCAATGCTTAACCCTGCACCCCACTATATCTCCAATGTTCAATCCTGCACCCCGCTATATCTCCAATGCTCCACCCTGCACCCCCCTATATCTCCAATGCTCCATGCAAATGTTCTGTATTTTCTATCCTCTGACAGGGAAAAACGCTAGTAACAGTCACATCTTCATTGATGACAGCAAGACTTGGAGAGAGGCTCAAGACCACTGCCGGGGTACGTACACAGACCTGGCCAGCATACGGTCCAGAGAGGAAAACCATCACGTCCAGAACATGTCACTGTCCCAGAGCATGTGGATTGGTCTCTTCAAAGACccatggaagtggtcagatgggAGCAACTCCTCATACCGCTTCTGGAAGACCAATCAGCCTGACAACTTCAGAGGGGACCAGAACTGTACTTCTGTTATACTCAACGATAACAAGTGGAATGACCAGTGGTGCAACATCAGTTGGGGGTTTGTCTGCCATGGTGGTGAGTTTGGTACATTTTTGTTAGATGGGATTCAAATTTTGACCGGTAGCAACTTTTAAGAAAACAAATAGAAACAGAGAAAACAATTAAgatacaaaatcaaatcaaattgtattggtcacattaATTA
The sequence above is a segment of the Oncorhynchus clarkii lewisi isolate Uvic-CL-2024 unplaced genomic scaffold, UVic_Ocla_1.0 unplaced_contig_9316_pilon_pilon, whole genome shotgun sequence genome. Coding sequences within it:
- the LOC139396984 gene encoding C-type mannose receptor 2-like, with amino-acid sequence MMRSTALFRLLSVSGLCYLTLSISPPQYHYISLQMNYSQAQTYCRDIYTDLATIYNSGDLDRLVQLVPNGTASVWIGLEFGDEFEWHWSLPDQRKIEFFNWRAAELKQNNTQDSCAAMDPNGQWFEDNCQIKRGFVCFDWKNASNSHIFIDDSKTWREAQDHCRGTYTDLASIRSREENHHVQNMSLSQSMWIGLFKDPWKWSDGSNSSYRFWKTNQPDNFRGDQNCTSVILNDNKWNDQWCNISWGFVCHGEMKRPTTQMPPTTTHTGPQTTPPAATVLATAEQSTTDETT